From a region of the Seleniivibrio woodruffii genome:
- a CDS encoding cbb3-type cytochrome c oxidase N-terminal domain-containing protein — MKEEFDNFEEFTREDTENALPLGWLILFIGLIVFGIYYTYSYTPAFTGWTQEKALEEAMQTQPK, encoded by the coding sequence ATGAAAGAGGAATTCGATAATTTTGAAGAATTCACAAGGGAAGACACGGAAAATGCACTTCCCCTCGGATGGCTGATACTCTTCATCGGACTTATAGTGTTCGGTATCTATTACACATATTCCTACACACCCGCCTTCACAGGCTGGACCCAGGAAAAAGCCCTTGAAGAGGCAATGCAGACTCAGCCCAAGTAA
- a CDS encoding CcoQ/FixQ family Cbb3-type cytochrome c oxidase assembly chaperone: MIGSAYSFLFYGLSLTAIFAVIIFYYYSKKRKDEVEKAKYRMLEDDDD, translated from the coding sequence ATGATTGGAAGCGCTTATTCTTTTCTTTTCTACGGTCTCTCACTGACAGCAATCTTCGCCGTGATCATCTTCTATTACTACTCTAAAAAGAGAAAAGACGAAGTTGAGAAGGCAAAATACAGAATGCTGGAAGACGACGATGATTAA
- a CDS encoding 4Fe-4S dicluster domain-containing protein: MINLQRYRWAVRLFNTALFILLPFITINGQSALRFDIPSLRLFFFGTSVWIENFFIVLIFTFFITFLGILVTQLYGRIWCGWFCPHTVMINLTWFFDRKKQTLIQKVISHILVFAISTVISVTIVFYFVSPYDFFRDLAAGTLSPVTAWFCIVITAITYLSFVLIRYKFCTTVCPYSKLQSIMFDKNTLIVAFDPATADRCIKCNACVKTCPVGLDIRKGLVSACINCGRCITACAKVMQKKEHPSLVHYIYGFEKEKKPFRVNVLITGIVTLVFLSIFVWMAATTKPFEFQVLPNQQFMPREKDDRIINSYELIIKNISDKELTFDISVEGTDDYELQYEKPFSVKPAETVKRTAFLFIEEDELEDFPILSLKMSAKSDNAEMKPIESEFSFRRPIKAKRKVTE; encoded by the coding sequence ATGATTAATCTGCAAAGATACAGATGGGCGGTGAGGCTTTTCAACACTGCCCTTTTTATCCTTCTCCCTTTCATCACGATAAACGGTCAGAGTGCACTGCGTTTTGACATACCGTCTCTTCGTCTCTTTTTCTTCGGGACATCCGTCTGGATAGAAAATTTCTTTATCGTACTTATATTTACATTTTTCATTACTTTCCTCGGAATACTCGTTACCCAGCTTTACGGCCGCATATGGTGCGGATGGTTCTGCCCACACACGGTGATGATAAACCTCACGTGGTTCTTTGACAGGAAAAAACAGACCCTCATTCAGAAGGTCATAAGCCATATACTTGTTTTTGCGATCAGCACAGTGATAAGCGTCACAATAGTTTTCTACTTCGTGTCGCCGTATGACTTTTTCAGAGACCTTGCGGCGGGGACATTAAGCCCCGTTACTGCATGGTTCTGCATAGTCATAACCGCCATAACCTACCTGAGCTTCGTGCTCATCCGTTATAAATTCTGCACCACCGTATGCCCCTATTCAAAGCTACAGTCGATCATGTTCGACAAGAACACGCTGATAGTGGCATTCGACCCTGCGACAGCGGACAGATGCATCAAATGCAACGCCTGTGTAAAGACCTGCCCCGTGGGGCTTGATATCCGCAAAGGGCTTGTTTCCGCCTGTATAAACTGCGGCAGATGCATCACAGCCTGCGCAAAGGTAATGCAGAAAAAAGAGCACCCCAGTTTGGTGCATTACATTTACGGATTCGAAAAAGAGAAAAAACCTTTCCGTGTGAATGTGCTGATAACCGGAATCGTTACACTGGTGTTCCTCTCCATTTTCGTCTGGATGGCTGCCACCACAAAACCTTTCGAGTTTCAGGTGCTCCCCAACCAGCAGTTTATGCCCAGAGAGAAGGACGACCGGATAATCAACTCATATGAACTGATAATAAAGAATATTTCCGATAAAGAACTTACTTTTGATATTTCCGTGGAAGGCACAGACGATTACGAGCTTCAATACGAAAAGCCCTTCAGCGTTAAGCCTGCGGAAACAGTCAAGCGCACTGCGTTCCTTTTCATTGAGGAGGACGAACTGGAAGATTTCCCCATATTGTCTCTGAAAATGTCGGCAAAATCGGATAATGCGGAGATGAAACCCATCGAAAGTGAGTTCAGTTTCCGCAGACCCATAAAAGCGAAAAGAAAGGTGACTGAATGA